The DNA region CACCGTCGCGAGCGCCACCGACACGACGCGCACCGCCCCGAAGATGCGATTGCGTTCCATGCCGAAACCAAGGGTGTGGAACGAGCTCCACAACCCATGCGACACGTGCAGCGCCACGATGAGCATCGAGAACGTGTAGAAGGCGGCCCAGCCCGGATTTTCGAACAGCCCCGCGGTCTGGTTATAAATGAGAGCGTCGCCGCGCTTGGCGCGGAAGTTGACGAGGTGGATGACCAGAAAAACGAGCATGTAGATGCCTGAGGCCGCCATGAAGCGGCTCATGAAATTCGTCTTGTTCTGCTTGCCGCCCTGATAACGCACCGGGCGCGCCTGCCGGTTTTTCACCGTCACCCAAAGGCCGGAGGCGATGTGCAGGATGAACGCCGCGAACAGGCCGACCTCGATGTAGTTCAAAAGGATGCCGAAGCCGTGCAGATGTTCGGCGTATTCGTTGAAGTGCTCGGCGCCGAAATAGATCGTGCTGTTGCCCGTGACGTGGGCGACCAGGAACAGGATCAGCGCGATGCCGGAGGCGGCGACGATTTCCTTGCGACCTAAGGTCGAAAACCGGACGGCGGGCACGGGGAGCTCCCTGAGGCGAATTCCAAATCCAGATGCCGGACAACTTTGT from bacterium includes:
- a CDS encoding succinate dehydrogenase cytochrome b subunit, with amino-acid sequence MPAVRFSTLGRKEIVAASGIALILFLVAHVTGNSTIYFGAEHFNEYAEHLHGFGILLNYIEVGLFAAFILHIASGLWVTVKNRQARPVRYQGGKQNKTNFMSRFMAASGIYMLVFLVIHLVNFRAKRGDALIYNQTAGLFENPGWAAFYTFSMLIVALHVSHGLWSSFHTLGFGMERNRIFGAVRVVSVALATVFGIGFGLIPFFVYFTN